The Vibrio tubiashii ATCC 19109 genome has a segment encoding these proteins:
- the can gene encoding carbonate dehydratase gives MPEIKQLFENNSKWSESIKAERPEYFAKLEEGQSPGFLWIGCSDSRVPAERLTGLYSGELFVHRNVANQVIHTDLNCLSVVQYAVDVLKVKHVIVCGHYGCGGVKAAIDNPQLGLINNWLLHIRDLYFKHRDYLETMPEQDRADKLGEINVVEQVYNLANSTIMQNAWERGQDIEIHGVVYGIGDGKLEYLGARSNSRESVESSYQKAMESVLNPQHKLLCR, from the coding sequence ATGCCGGAAATTAAACAGTTATTTGAGAACAATTCGAAATGGTCCGAGTCGATCAAGGCAGAACGCCCTGAATACTTTGCCAAATTGGAAGAAGGACAAAGCCCTGGCTTTTTATGGATTGGTTGTTCAGATAGTCGAGTACCTGCAGAACGCTTGACTGGGCTCTACTCTGGCGAGCTGTTTGTTCACCGTAACGTCGCGAACCAAGTTATCCATACCGACCTTAACTGCCTATCAGTCGTGCAGTACGCAGTAGACGTTCTTAAAGTAAAACATGTCATTGTCTGTGGCCACTATGGCTGTGGGGGCGTAAAAGCGGCAATTGATAACCCACAGCTAGGCTTGATCAACAACTGGTTACTACATATTCGCGATTTGTATTTCAAGCATCGTGATTACCTAGAAACCATGCCTGAACAAGATCGCGCGGATAAACTCGGCGAAATCAATGTCGTTGAGCAAGTTTACAACCTTGCTAACTCAACCATTATGCAAAACGCTTGGGAACGTGGACAAGATATTGAGATTCATGGCGTGGTCTATGGCATCGGTGATGGTAAGCTAGAGTACTTAGGCGCTCGTTCTAATTCTCGTGAAAGCGTCGAAAGCTCTTACCAAAAAGCAATGGAAAGCGTCCTAAACCCGCAGCATAAGCTTCTGTGTCGTTAA
- the aceF gene encoding pyruvate dehydrogenase complex dihydrolipoyllysine-residue acetyltransferase, with protein sequence MAIEINVPDIGADEVEVTEILVSVGDKVEEEQSLITVEGDKASMEVPASQAGIVKEIKVAEGDSVTTGSLIMVFEAEGAAAPAAPAVEAAAPVAAAPAAAAELKEVHVPDIGGDEVEVTEIMVAVGDSIEEEQSLLTVEGDKASMEVPAPFAGTLKEIKVAAGDKVTTGSLIMVFEVAGSGAPAAPAAVEAPVAAAPAASAAKEVNVPDIGGDEVEVTEIMVAVGDTVEEEQSLITVEGDKASMEVPAPFAGTVKEIKIAAGDKVSTGSLIMVFEVAGAAPAQAAPAQAAAPAAAPAASADRPKAEAPAAPSATGDFQENNEYAHASPVVRRLAREFGVNLSKVKGTGRKSRILKEDVQSYVKDALKRLESGAGAAASGKGDGAALGLLPWPKVDFSKFGETEVQKLSKIKKISGANLHRNWVMIPHVTQWDNADITELEAFRKEQNAIEAKKDTGMKITPLVFIMKAAAKALEAFPAFNSSLSEDGESIILKKYVNIGIAVDTPNGLVVPVFKDVNKKGIYELSEELMAISKKARAGKLTAGDMQGGCFTISSLGGIGGTAFTPIVNAPEVGILGVSKSEMKPVWNGKEFEPRLQLPLSLSYDHRVIDGAEGARFITFLNAALSDIRRLVL encoded by the coding sequence ATGGCAATCGAAATTAATGTACCAGACATCGGTGCGGATGAGGTTGAAGTTACTGAAATTCTTGTAAGCGTTGGCGACAAGGTTGAAGAAGAGCAGTCTCTGATCACTGTTGAAGGCGACAAAGCTTCTATGGAAGTTCCAGCGTCTCAAGCAGGTATCGTTAAAGAAATCAAAGTAGCGGAAGGCGACTCTGTTACTACGGGTTCTCTTATCATGGTCTTCGAAGCGGAAGGTGCAGCAGCACCGGCTGCTCCAGCAGTTGAAGCGGCGGCACCAGTTGCAGCTGCTCCAGCAGCAGCGGCAGAGCTTAAAGAAGTTCACGTACCAGATATTGGTGGCGATGAAGTTGAAGTAACTGAAATCATGGTTGCAGTTGGCGACAGCATTGAAGAAGAGCAATCTCTTCTAACGGTTGAAGGCGACAAAGCTTCTATGGAAGTACCTGCACCATTCGCTGGTACACTAAAAGAGATCAAAGTAGCAGCAGGCGATAAAGTTACGACTGGCTCTTTAATCATGGTATTCGAAGTAGCAGGCTCTGGCGCTCCAGCGGCACCTGCAGCAGTAGAAGCTCCAGTTGCAGCGGCTCCAGCAGCATCAGCAGCGAAAGAAGTTAACGTTCCTGATATCGGCGGTGACGAAGTTGAAGTAACTGAGATCATGGTTGCAGTTGGCGATACAGTGGAAGAAGAGCAATCTCTAATCACTGTTGAAGGTGACAAAGCTTCAATGGAAGTTCCTGCTCCGTTTGCTGGTACAGTTAAAGAGATCAAGATTGCAGCAGGCGACAAAGTGTCGACTGGCTCGCTAATCATGGTCTTCGAAGTGGCGGGTGCAGCACCTGCTCAAGCAGCCCCAGCTCAAGCTGCGGCACCTGCAGCCGCTCCAGCCGCATCGGCGGACCGTCCTAAAGCAGAAGCTCCAGCGGCACCTTCAGCAACAGGTGATTTCCAAGAGAACAATGAGTACGCACACGCGTCTCCAGTTGTTCGTCGTCTAGCTCGTGAGTTTGGCGTTAACCTTTCTAAGGTTAAAGGTACTGGTCGTAAGAGCCGTATCCTAAAAGAAGACGTACAGTCTTACGTTAAAGATGCGCTTAAGCGTCTTGAGTCTGGCGCAGGTGCAGCGGCATCTGGTAAAGGCGACGGCGCGGCTCTTGGTCTACTACCTTGGCCAAAAGTGGACTTCAGCAAGTTCGGCGAAACTGAAGTTCAGAAGCTTTCTAAGATCAAGAAGATCTCAGGCGCTAACCTGCACCGTAACTGGGTAATGATCCCTCACGTTACACAGTGGGATAACGCTGACATCACTGAGCTAGAAGCATTCCGTAAAGAGCAGAACGCTATCGAAGCGAAGAAAGACACGGGTATGAAGATCACACCACTTGTGTTCATCATGAAAGCGGCAGCGAAAGCGCTAGAAGCATTCCCAGCGTTCAACTCTTCTCTATCTGAAGATGGCGAAAGCATCATTCTGAAGAAATACGTGAACATCGGTATCGCAGTAGATACGCCTAACGGCCTAGTTGTTCCTGTATTTAAAGATGTAAACAAGAAAGGCATCTACGAGCTATCTGAAGAGCTAATGGCTATTTCTAAGAAAGCACGTGCTGGTAAGCTAACTGCTGGTGACATGCAAGGCGGTTGTTTCACAATCTCTAGCCTAGGTGGTATCGGCGGTACTGCGTTTACACCAATCGTAAATGCTCCAGAAGTTGGTATCCTAGGTGTGTCTAAGTCTGAAATGAAGCCAGTGTGGAACGGTAAAGAGTTCGAACCACGTCTGCAGCTTCCACTATCTCTATCATACGACCACCGTGTGATTGATGGTGCTGAAGGTGCTCGCTTCATCACGTTCTTGAACGCAGCGCTATCAGACATCCGTCGTCTAGTTCTTTAA
- the hpt gene encoding hypoxanthine phosphoribosyltransferase has protein sequence MKHTVEVMISEQEVSERVKELGKQISEHYKGSEDVVLVGLLRGSFVFMADLARAIDLTHQVDFMTASSYGNTMESSRDVRILKDLDDDIKGKDVLLVEDIIDTGNTLNKVKEILSLREPKSIEICTLLDKPSRREVAVDVKWIGFEIPDEFVVGVGIDYAQKYRHLPYIGKVVPQE, from the coding sequence ATGAAACATACAGTAGAAGTAATGATTTCTGAGCAGGAAGTCAGTGAACGAGTTAAAGAGCTAGGTAAGCAAATTAGCGAACACTACAAGGGCAGCGAAGATGTGGTTCTAGTGGGGCTTCTGCGTGGATCATTTGTATTCATGGCTGACTTAGCGCGTGCCATCGACTTGACTCACCAAGTGGATTTCATGACAGCTTCTAGCTACGGCAATACAATGGAAAGTTCACGAGATGTTCGTATCTTGAAAGATCTTGATGACGATATTAAAGGCAAAGATGTCCTGTTAGTCGAAGACATTATCGATACAGGTAACACTTTGAACAAAGTAAAAGAGATTCTGAGCCTTCGTGAGCCTAAGTCGATTGAAATCTGTACGCTACTAGACAAGCCTTCTCGTCGTGAAGTTGCGGTAGATGTGAAGTGGATTGGTTTTGAAATTCCAGATGAGTTCGTTGTTGGTGTCGGTATCGACTACGCACAAAAATACCGTCACTTGCCTTACATTGGTAAAGTAGTTCCTCAAGAGTAA
- the aceE gene encoding pyruvate dehydrogenase (acetyl-transferring), homodimeric type has translation MSDMKHDVDALETQEWLQALESVVREEGVERAQFLLEQVLDKARLDGVDMPTGITTNYINTIPADQEPAYPGDTTLERRIRSIIRWNAIMIVLRASKKDLELGGHMASFQSSAAFYEVCFNHFFRAPNETDGGDLVYYQGHISPGIYSRAFVEGRLTEEQLDNFRQEVDGKGIPSYPHPKLMPEFWQFPTVSMGLGPISAIYQARFLKYLDGRGMKDTSAQRVYAFLGDGEMDEPESRGSLSFAAREKLDNLCFLVNCNLQRLDGPVMGNGSIIQELEGLFKGAGWNVVKVIWGSNWDALLAKDTSGKLLQLMNETVDGDYQTFKSKDGAYVREHFFGKYPETAALVADMTDDEIFALKRGGHESSKLYAAYKNAAETKGRPTVILAKTVKGYGMGEAAEGKNIAHQVKKMDMTHVLHLRDRLGLQDILTDEAVKELPYLKLEEGSAEYDYLHARRKELKGYTPQRLPKFTQEFKVPELEEFAPLLSEQKRDISTTMAYVRTLNILLKNKNIGKNIVPIICDEARTFGMEGLFRQIGIYNPHGQEYTPEDKGIVSYYKEATSGQVLQEGINELGSMASWVAAATSYSTNDLPMIPFYIYYSMFGFQRVGDMAWMAGDQQARGFLLGATAGRTTLNGEGLQHEDGHSHIMANTVPNCISYDPTFAYEVAVIMQDGIRRMYGENQENVFYYLTVMNENYAMPAMPEGAEEGIRKGIYKLESYAGDKSKVQLMGSGTIMNEVRKAATILSEEYGIASDVFSVTSFNELTRDGQDAERYNMLHPEGEAKVPYIAQVMGTEPAIAATDYMKNYSEQVRAFMPSESYKVLGTDGYGRSDSRENLRRHFEVNAGYVVVAALTELAKRGDVEKSVVTEAIAKFDIDTEKTNPLYA, from the coding sequence ATGTCTGATATGAAGCATGACGTAGATGCACTGGAAACTCAAGAATGGCTACAAGCACTTGAGTCAGTTGTACGTGAAGAAGGTGTAGAACGTGCTCAGTTCCTACTAGAGCAAGTTCTAGACAAAGCACGTCTAGACGGTGTTGATATGCCAACAGGTATCACAACGAACTACATCAACACGATTCCTGCAGATCAAGAACCAGCTTACCCAGGTGACACAACTCTTGAGCGCCGTATTCGTTCCATCATCCGTTGGAACGCAATCATGATCGTTCTACGTGCATCTAAGAAAGACTTAGAGCTAGGCGGCCACATGGCGTCTTTCCAGTCTTCTGCTGCATTCTACGAAGTATGTTTCAACCACTTCTTCCGCGCTCCAAACGAGACGGACGGTGGCGATCTAGTATACTACCAAGGTCACATCTCACCAGGTATCTACTCTCGTGCATTCGTTGAAGGTCGTCTAACTGAAGAGCAGCTAGATAACTTCCGTCAAGAAGTAGACGGTAAAGGTATCCCATCATACCCGCACCCTAAACTGATGCCTGAGTTCTGGCAGTTCCCTACAGTTTCTATGGGTCTAGGTCCTATTTCTGCGATCTACCAAGCGCGTTTCCTTAAGTACCTAGACGGTCGTGGTATGAAAGATACTTCGGCTCAGCGTGTATATGCGTTCCTAGGTGACGGTGAGATGGATGAGCCAGAATCACGTGGTTCACTATCTTTCGCTGCGCGTGAGAAGCTAGACAACCTATGTTTCCTAGTTAACTGTAACCTACAGCGTTTAGATGGCCCTGTAATGGGTAACGGTAGCATCATCCAAGAGCTAGAAGGCCTATTCAAAGGTGCTGGCTGGAATGTTGTTAAAGTTATCTGGGGTAGCAACTGGGATGCACTACTTGCTAAAGATACGTCTGGCAAGCTTCTACAGCTAATGAACGAAACTGTAGATGGTGACTACCAAACATTTAAATCTAAAGACGGTGCTTACGTACGTGAACACTTCTTTGGTAAGTACCCAGAGACAGCTGCACTAGTTGCAGATATGACTGATGACGAAATCTTCGCACTTAAGCGTGGTGGTCACGAGTCTTCTAAGCTGTACGCAGCATACAAAAACGCGGCAGAAACTAAAGGTCGTCCAACAGTAATCCTAGCTAAGACTGTTAAAGGTTACGGCATGGGTGAAGCGGCTGAAGGTAAGAACATCGCGCACCAAGTTAAGAAGATGGACATGACTCACGTACTACATCTACGTGATCGCCTAGGTCTTCAAGACATCCTAACTGACGAAGCGGTTAAAGAGCTTCCGTACCTGAAACTTGAAGAAGGTTCTGCGGAATACGATTACCTACACGCTCGTCGTAAAGAACTAAAAGGTTACACGCCACAGCGTCTACCTAAGTTCACTCAAGAATTCAAAGTACCTGAGCTAGAAGAGTTCGCGCCGCTACTAAGCGAGCAAAAGCGTGATATCTCTACAACTATGGCTTACGTTCGTACTCTTAACATCCTGCTTAAGAACAAGAACATTGGTAAGAACATCGTTCCTATCATCTGTGATGAAGCACGTACGTTCGGTATGGAAGGTCTATTCCGTCAGATCGGTATCTACAACCCGCACGGTCAGGAATACACACCAGAAGATAAAGGCATTGTTTCTTACTACAAAGAAGCGACATCTGGTCAGGTACTACAAGAAGGTATCAACGAGCTAGGCTCAATGGCATCTTGGGTTGCTGCTGCTACTTCTTACAGCACAAACGATCTGCCAATGATCCCGTTCTACATCTACTACTCTATGTTCGGTTTCCAACGTGTTGGCGACATGGCGTGGATGGCTGGTGACCAACAAGCTCGTGGTTTCCTACTAGGTGCTACTGCTGGTCGTACAACGCTAAACGGTGAAGGTCTACAGCACGAAGATGGCCACTCGCACATCATGGCGAACACAGTACCTAACTGTATCTCTTACGATCCAACATTCGCTTACGAAGTTGCAGTCATCATGCAAGACGGTATCCGTCGCATGTACGGTGAGAACCAAGAGAACGTGTTCTACTACCTAACTGTGATGAACGAAAACTACGCAATGCCAGCAATGCCAGAAGGCGCTGAAGAAGGCATCCGTAAGGGTATCTACAAGCTTGAGTCTTACGCAGGTGACAAGTCTAAAGTTCAGCTAATGGGCTCTGGTACTATCATGAACGAAGTACGTAAAGCAGCGACTATCCTAAGCGAAGAGTACGGCATCGCTTCTGACGTGTTCTCTGTAACGTCGTTCAACGAGCTAACTCGTGATGGTCAAGACGCAGAGCGTTACAACATGCTTCACCCAGAAGGCGAAGCAAAAGTACCTTACATTGCACAAGTAATGGGTACTGAGCCAGCTATCGCAGCGACTGACTACATGAAGAACTACTCTGAGCAAGTTCGCGCGTTCATGCCTTCTGAGTCATACAAAGTGCTGGGTACAGATGGTTACGGCCGTTCTGATAGCCGTGAGAACCTACGTCGTCACTTCGAAGTTAACGCAGGCTACGTGGTAGTTGCAGCGCTAACTGAACTAGCTAAGCGTGGTGATGTTGAGAAGTCAGTAGTAACTGAAGCTATTGCTAAGTTCGACATCGACACTGAAAAAACTAACCCGCTATACGCTTAA
- a CDS encoding LuxR/HapR/OpaR family quorum-sensing transcriptional regulator — translation MDSIAKRPRTRLSPQKRKQQLMEIALEVFARRGIGRGGHADIAEIAQVSVATVFNYFPTREDLVDDVLNYVVRQFSNFLSDNIDLDIHAKENLNNLTSAMVELVLNDCHWLKVWFEWSASTRDEVWPLFVSTNRTNQLLVQNMFVKAIERGEVCEEHEPAELATLFHGIFYSLFVQANRTQDEDGMKKLTESYLDMLCIYKHAKNA, via the coding sequence ATGGACTCAATTGCTAAAAGACCGCGTACGCGTCTTTCACCGCAAAAACGAAAACAGCAACTAATGGAAATCGCACTGGAAGTGTTCGCTCGTCGTGGCATCGGCCGCGGTGGTCATGCTGACATTGCAGAAATTGCGCAGGTTTCTGTGGCTACTGTCTTCAACTACTTCCCGACTCGTGAAGATTTGGTTGATGACGTACTAAATTACGTTGTTCGTCAATTCTCAAACTTTCTATCAGACAATATCGATTTAGATATTCACGCGAAAGAAAACCTAAATAACCTGACTTCAGCAATGGTTGAACTGGTACTTAACGACTGCCACTGGCTTAAAGTGTGGTTCGAATGGAGTGCATCAACCCGTGATGAAGTATGGCCACTGTTTGTTTCAACAAACCGTACTAACCAACTCTTGGTTCAGAATATGTTTGTTAAGGCAATTGAACGTGGTGAGGTATGTGAAGAGCATGAGCCTGCTGAACTAGCGACTCTGTTCCACGGTATCTTCTACTCACTGTTTGTGCAAGCAAACCGTACTCAAGATGAAGACGGCATGAAGAAGCTAACTGAAAGCTACTTAGACATGCTGTGCATCTACAAGCACGCGAAAAACGCGTAA
- the lpdA gene encoding dihydrolipoyl dehydrogenase gives MSKEIKAQVVVLGAGPAGYSAAFRCADLGLETVLIERYSTLGGVCLNVGCIPSKALLHVSKVIEEAKALADHGIVFGEPQTDIDKIRKWKEKVINQLTGGLGGMAKMRKVNVVNGFGKFTGPNTIEVEGEEGKTVVNFDNAIVAAGSRPIKLPFIPHEDPRIWDSTDALELKEVPGKLLIMGGGIIGLEMGTVYHSLGSQIDVVEMFDQVIPAADKDIVKVYTKRIKNKFNLMLETKVTAVEAKEDGIYVSMEGKKAPAEAERYDAVLVAIGRVPNGQLLDAEKAGLEVDERGFINVDKQMRTNVPHIFAIGDIVGQPMLAHKGVHEGHVAAEVIAGKKHYFDPKVIPSIAYTEPEVAWVGKTEKEAKAEGINYETATFPWAASGRAIASDCADGMTKLIFDKDTHRVIGGAIVGTNGGELLGEIGLAIEMGCDAEDIALTIHAHPTLHESVGLAAEVFEGTITDLPNPKAKKKK, from the coding sequence ATGAGCAAAGAAATTAAAGCCCAAGTTGTAGTACTTGGTGCAGGTCCTGCTGGTTACTCTGCCGCTTTCCGTTGTGCAGACTTAGGTCTAGAAACGGTTCTTATCGAGCGTTACAGCACTCTTGGTGGTGTGTGTCTAAACGTGGGTTGTATCCCATCTAAAGCACTACTTCACGTATCTAAAGTTATCGAAGAAGCAAAAGCACTTGCTGACCACGGTATCGTATTTGGTGAACCTCAAACGGATATCGACAAGATCCGTAAGTGGAAAGAGAAAGTAATTAACCAACTAACTGGCGGTCTTGGCGGTATGGCTAAGATGCGTAAAGTTAACGTGGTTAACGGTTTTGGTAAATTCACTGGTCCTAACACTATCGAAGTGGAAGGCGAGGAAGGCAAAACTGTTGTTAACTTTGACAACGCTATCGTTGCAGCGGGTTCTCGCCCAATCAAGCTACCATTTATCCCACATGAAGACCCACGTATTTGGGACTCAACTGACGCTCTAGAGCTGAAGGAAGTTCCAGGAAAACTTCTAATCATGGGTGGTGGTATCATCGGTCTAGAAATGGGTACGGTTTACCACTCTCTAGGTTCTCAAATCGATGTTGTTGAAATGTTCGACCAAGTTATCCCTGCTGCGGATAAAGATATCGTGAAGGTTTACACTAAGCGTATCAAGAACAAGTTCAACCTAATGCTTGAAACGAAAGTAACAGCAGTTGAAGCGAAAGAAGACGGTATCTACGTTTCAATGGAAGGCAAGAAAGCACCAGCAGAAGCTGAGCGCTACGATGCTGTTCTAGTTGCTATCGGTCGTGTGCCAAATGGTCAACTTCTTGATGCAGAAAAAGCGGGTCTAGAAGTAGACGAGCGCGGTTTCATCAACGTTGATAAGCAAATGCGTACTAACGTTCCTCACATCTTTGCTATCGGTGATATCGTTGGTCAACCAATGCTTGCTCACAAAGGTGTGCATGAAGGTCACGTTGCTGCTGAAGTTATTGCTGGTAAGAAGCACTACTTCGACCCTAAAGTTATTCCTTCAATTGCTTACACTGAGCCAGAAGTGGCATGGGTTGGTAAGACTGAGAAAGAAGCAAAAGCGGAAGGCATCAACTACGAAACGGCTACATTCCCATGGGCAGCTTCAGGTCGTGCAATCGCGTCTGACTGTGCAGACGGTATGACTAAGCTAATCTTCGACAAAGACACTCATCGTGTAATTGGTGGTGCTATCGTTGGTACTAACGGTGGTGAACTACTTGGTGAAATCGGTCTAGCGATCGAGATGGGCTGTGATGCTGAAGATATCGCACTAACAATCCATGCTCACCCAACTCTACACGAGTCAGTAGGTCTAGCGGCGGAAGTGTTTGAAGGTACAATCACTGACCTTCCAAACCCTAAAGCGAAAAAGAAGAAGTAA
- a CDS encoding SulP family inorganic anion transporter: MFVSRFEDMNLKGDLFGGVTTAIISLPLALAFGVASGAGAEAGLWGAIMVGLFAALFGGSNTLISEPTGPMTVIMTAVLTSMMAKYPETGMAMTFTVVMMAGAFQVLLGTLKLGKYVTLMPYSVISGFMSGIGVILIILQISPLLGQAAPAGGVMGTLSAIPDIVANMKFSELFLGLLTLGILFFFPKKYRRYVPAQLVALVAVTLLSVIIFDTESIRRIGEIPAGLPSLVIPHIDAAMFTEMVIDALVLGTLGCIDTLLTAVIGDSLTRKEHDSDKELRGQGLANIISGLFGALPGAGATMGTVTNIQVGARSPLSGVVRALMLALVVLVAGGLTEPIPMAVLAGIAVYVGFNILDWSFIQRAHKVSFAGMAVMYGVMLLTVFVDLIVAVGLGVFISNIIIIERLSREQARQVKAISDADEDDVPLTDSERGLLDMANGKVLFFYLSGPMIFSVSKAISRQHTSISDYEVMILDLTDVPMIDVTVGLALENAIKDALDANCQVYLLCPNEKTRQQLEKFHVIDLVPQDNTFKFRYEALRAAVKHVDTDEHQLEAV; encoded by the coding sequence TTGTTTGTTAGTCGTTTTGAAGATATGAATCTCAAAGGAGATTTATTTGGTGGTGTCACCACGGCTATTATCTCTTTGCCTTTGGCGCTAGCCTTTGGTGTGGCTTCCGGAGCAGGAGCTGAAGCGGGTTTGTGGGGCGCGATCATGGTCGGTCTGTTCGCTGCTCTGTTTGGTGGGTCAAACACGCTAATCTCTGAGCCTACCGGTCCAATGACGGTTATCATGACCGCGGTGTTGACTAGCATGATGGCTAAGTACCCTGAAACAGGGATGGCGATGACCTTTACGGTCGTCATGATGGCCGGCGCATTTCAAGTTTTACTCGGGACATTAAAGTTAGGAAAATATGTAACTTTGATGCCATATAGCGTGATATCCGGCTTTATGTCAGGTATTGGCGTTATTTTGATTATATTGCAAATATCACCACTACTGGGGCAAGCCGCGCCTGCTGGTGGCGTTATGGGAACCCTGTCAGCGATTCCTGATATTGTCGCCAATATGAAGTTTAGCGAGTTGTTTTTAGGCTTACTAACGCTTGGTATTCTGTTTTTCTTCCCCAAGAAATATCGCCGCTATGTACCAGCACAGCTGGTCGCTTTGGTCGCGGTTACCTTACTCTCGGTCATCATCTTCGATACAGAATCTATTCGCCGTATAGGTGAAATTCCAGCAGGTCTGCCTTCACTGGTGATCCCCCATATCGATGCTGCGATGTTTACTGAGATGGTCATTGATGCTTTGGTGCTTGGCACACTGGGCTGTATTGATACCTTGTTGACTGCGGTAATTGGTGACTCTTTGACACGTAAAGAGCACGACTCGGACAAAGAGCTGCGCGGGCAAGGGTTAGCAAATATCATCTCTGGTCTATTTGGCGCTTTACCTGGCGCAGGCGCGACGATGGGGACGGTAACTAATATTCAAGTCGGTGCTCGTTCTCCTTTATCTGGCGTGGTTCGTGCGTTAATGCTTGCTTTGGTGGTACTGGTTGCTGGTGGGCTAACAGAACCGATCCCTATGGCTGTACTGGCCGGTATTGCGGTGTACGTAGGTTTTAATATCCTAGACTGGAGCTTTATCCAACGTGCTCACAAAGTTAGCTTTGCGGGTATGGCGGTGATGTACGGCGTAATGCTGCTGACGGTATTCGTTGATTTGATTGTAGCGGTTGGTCTTGGTGTATTTATCTCAAATATCATCATCATTGAACGCTTAAGTCGTGAACAAGCTCGTCAGGTTAAAGCCATCAGTGACGCAGACGAAGATGATGTGCCGCTCACTGATAGCGAGCGTGGATTGCTTGATATGGCGAATGGTAAGGTGCTGTTCTTCTATCTTTCTGGGCCAATGATTTTCAGTGTTTCAAAAGCGATATCTCGTCAACATACCAGCATTTCAGATTATGAAGTGATGATCTTAGATCTGACCGATGTGCCTATGATTGACGTAACGGTTGGCTTGGCACTTGAGAATGCGATTAAAGATGCACTCGATGCCAACTGTCAGGTTTATCTGCTGTGTCCGAACGAGAAAACTCGCCAGCAGCTAGAGAAATTCCACGTAATAGACTTAGTTCCTCAAGACAATACCTTCAAGTTCCGTTACGAAGCGCTTAGAGCAGCAGTCAAGCATGTTGATACCGATGAGCATCAGTTAGAAGCTGTATAA
- the pdhR gene encoding pyruvate dehydrogenase complex transcriptional repressor PdhR, with the protein MAYQRIRQPKLSDVIEQELERLIVEGTLSPGQQLPPERELAKQFDVSRPSIREAIQRLEAKRLLTRRQGGGTFVSENIWTSFSDPLLNLLSSHSETQLDLLETRHAMEGIAAYFAAVRGTEEDFARIQACLKNISEEQTKKNVEAESAAVMQFLIALTEAAHNVVLLHIVRSLAPLLEQNVLQNLKLLHRRDEVVEKVSKHRANIVDAIVSGQPEKAREMSHSHLAYIEETLLDLTREESRRERSLRRIQQGNDS; encoded by the coding sequence ATGGCTTATCAAAGGATTCGTCAGCCAAAACTTTCTGATGTGATTGAACAAGAGTTAGAAAGGCTGATTGTGGAAGGAACATTGTCTCCGGGGCAGCAGCTGCCTCCAGAGCGCGAACTGGCAAAACAGTTTGATGTTTCCCGTCCTTCAATCCGAGAAGCGATACAACGTTTAGAAGCTAAACGTCTTCTTACTCGCCGTCAGGGTGGTGGCACTTTTGTTAGCGAGAACATCTGGACCAGCTTTTCAGATCCTCTGCTAAATTTATTGTCTAGCCACTCCGAAACTCAGCTGGATTTACTGGAAACGCGTCATGCGATGGAAGGTATAGCCGCTTACTTTGCAGCAGTTCGTGGTACCGAGGAAGACTTCGCTCGTATTCAGGCTTGCCTGAAAAACATCAGTGAAGAGCAAACTAAGAAGAATGTCGAAGCAGAATCAGCTGCGGTAATGCAGTTTTTGATCGCTTTAACTGAAGCTGCCCATAACGTGGTACTTCTGCACATTGTTCGCAGCCTTGCGCCTTTGCTAGAGCAGAATGTCTTGCAGAATTTAAAGCTCTTACATCGCCGCGATGAAGTGGTCGAAAAAGTAAGTAAACACCGAGCTAATATCGTGGATGCGATTGTTTCTGGTCAGCCTGAAAAGGCGCGTGAAATGTCTCACTCACACTTAGCTTATATTGAAGAAACATTGTTGGATTTGACTCGTGAAGAGTCTCGCAGAGAGCGTTCTTTGCGTCGAATTCAGCAAGGTAACGATTCTTAA